A window from Aminivibrio sp. encodes these proteins:
- a CDS encoding tetratricopeptide repeat protein, giving the protein MDRNLENWLRGKPDQPEDAGNPSSRKMQRDVAALLGLPVAVYGAGPSGKDESSPDAAPTERPYSETESAAPPEAGSVPSSREEAEDGVRSLEPDEAERAEGVYGENGQDESRSQGEDLPFLPEESVLPGKEEFSAPLVSSLERESPGTTGRKKRRAAVGMAATAAAVVVGAYFLFGGESTRDLILKGREHSKGGDYVQALAYYKRAAKKNPLEFDALLGIAEALERLDRKGEAVDAYYRCLQVAPEDPLVHARLGFLFFAMSSYDNAIRSFQESVNFDPSDARVFAGMGRAYEAKGDFVQAVSAFKKALDLESSSEEYRSDLERAERALSVQNEEAEKLEREIAARERVLLGRAALGLGDLEESRNRFLQALDLVPDDHDALMGLGDAKKAAGDMEGAASYYRMVLKFHPASAIAAEALAEAEKALSAAVPDGKPNEGNVKGGSTETKHNVPAAHAAGKEPPRAKKEPKSGTTAPKTSHPSAVQQKKPAPTLRPSRKGQPQAERVRPEGRGSGAGTGRVAADYPPLTPRSYGKEFTGREKSLWAPASVSPAAGESPDALWGKGMEQLRRGNYSSAFSLFWKRMLLPSSLVSGASAESSRIFGGVPFSERRWRDITPVEEGPLAGNIPNSIPLPGTGGMSPGWAAAKAPLMEAVALNPEEGGVYLNLAMSYILRRKEEGRAVVFRDRDEEEQAVYFSLLAHAWLRNGERDKAALFLNAAKRRARGELLSHVLSLERFFLGKEKLGT; this is encoded by the coding sequence ATGGACAGGAACCTGGAAAACTGGTTGAGGGGAAAGCCGGATCAGCCGGAAGATGCGGGGAATCCGTCTTCAAGGAAAATGCAGCGCGATGTGGCGGCCCTTCTGGGGCTTCCCGTTGCGGTGTACGGTGCCGGACCTTCGGGAAAAGACGAATCTTCCCCTGACGCAGCTCCGACGGAACGCCCGTATTCCGAAACTGAATCCGCGGCTCCTCCGGAAGCAGGAAGTGTCCCTTCCTCCCGGGAAGAAGCTGAAGACGGTGTTCGTTCCCTCGAGCCGGACGAAGCGGAAAGGGCCGAAGGGGTTTACGGGGAAAACGGGCAGGATGAATCTCGGAGCCAGGGAGAGGATTTGCCTTTTCTGCCGGAAGAATCTGTGCTTCCCGGGAAGGAAGAGTTTTCTGCTCCCCTTGTTTCATCCCTTGAAAGGGAATCACCGGGAACAACGGGCAGGAAAAAAAGAAGGGCCGCCGTCGGCATGGCGGCCACGGCTGCGGCTGTGGTCGTTGGAGCTTATTTTCTTTTCGGCGGGGAAAGCACGAGAGATCTGATCCTGAAAGGCCGGGAGCATTCCAAAGGGGGGGACTACGTACAGGCTCTCGCTTACTACAAACGGGCGGCGAAAAAAAATCCCCTGGAGTTCGACGCTCTCCTCGGCATAGCCGAAGCCCTCGAGCGGCTTGACCGGAAGGGCGAGGCTGTAGACGCCTACTACCGCTGTCTTCAGGTAGCTCCTGAGGACCCCTTGGTGCACGCAAGGCTCGGTTTCCTTTTTTTTGCCATGTCCTCCTATGACAATGCAATCCGCTCCTTCCAGGAAAGCGTGAACTTCGACCCTTCCGATGCGCGGGTATTTGCAGGCATGGGCAGAGCATACGAGGCGAAGGGCGATTTTGTCCAGGCCGTTTCAGCCTTCAAAAAGGCTCTGGATCTGGAGAGCTCTTCGGAAGAATATCGTTCCGATCTTGAACGGGCGGAGAGGGCCCTGTCAGTTCAGAACGAAGAAGCGGAAAAACTGGAACGGGAAATTGCTGCCAGGGAAAGGGTTCTTCTCGGGCGGGCCGCCCTCGGACTCGGAGATCTTGAAGAGAGCCGGAACAGGTTCCTTCAGGCTCTTGACCTCGTCCCCGACGACCATGACGCCCTGATGGGGCTCGGTGATGCAAAAAAAGCAGCCGGCGACATGGAAGGAGCGGCCTCTTATTACAGGATGGTTCTCAAATTTCATCCCGCTTCGGCCATTGCTGCGGAAGCCCTGGCCGAAGCGGAAAAGGCCCTCTCGGCTGCTGTGCCGGATGGGAAGCCGAATGAAGGGAACGTAAAAGGAGGATCCACCGAAACGAAGCATAATGTTCCTGCGGCCCACGCCGCAGGAAAAGAGCCTCCTCGAGCAAAGAAGGAGCCGAAGAGCGGAACGACAGCGCCAAAAACTTCCCATCCTTCAGCGGTGCAGCAAAAAAAGCCTGCCCCCACACTACGCCCCAGCCGGAAGGGACAGCCCCAGGCAGAACGGGTCAGGCCGGAGGGGCGGGGGTCCGGGGCTGGTACCGGTCGGGTTGCCGCAGATTACCCCCCGTTGACCCCCCGCAGTTACGGGAAAGAATTTACCGGCAGGGAGAAGTCCCTTTGGGCTCCTGCTTCGGTGAGCCCCGCTGCAGGAGAATCTCCTGATGCTCTTTGGGGGAAGGGGATGGAACAGCTCAGACGGGGCAATTATTCATCCGCTTTTTCTCTTTTCTGGAAGAGAATGCTCCTCCCGTCCTCCCTGGTTTCCGGGGCTTCCGCTGAGAGTTCCCGGATTTTCGGCGGCGTGCCGTTCAGCGAACGCCGCTGGAGGGATATCACTCCCGTGGAGGAAGGCCCCCTGGCGGGGAACATCCCCAATTCCATCCCTCTTCCCGGAACGGGGGGGATGTCGCCCGGATGGGCTGCCGCAAAGGCTCCCCTCATGGAAGCCGTGGCTCTTAACCCCGAAGAGGGGGGCGTTTACCTCAACCTTGCCATGAGTTACATTCTCAGAAGAAAGGAGGAGGGGCGGGCGGTTGTTTTCCGGGATCGGGACGAAGAAGAGCAGGCCGTCTACTTTTCACTTCTTGCTCATGCCTGGCTCCGTAACGGAGAGAGGGACAAGGCGGCCCTTTTTCTGAACGCCGCTAAGAGGCGGGCGAGGGGTGAACTTCTTTCCCATGTTCTTTCCCTGGAACGGTTTTTTCTCGGTAAAGAAAAACTGGGGACCTGA
- a CDS encoding RelA/SpoT domain-containing protein, giving the protein MNGSRTDEWGRKYMEKYSLYEEFAGRISNLLQNLVEGENIEVYGVFGRAKTPEEFLRTAGTLPTAEQSVLADIADLCTVKILVNFPDDVEKVEGIVRKEFLADMSRSVPLAGLDSPDRYGYPAVSYVLSLSRERGALREWAKYRDLPFTLEIRTVLQEVWAANAPKVSLPTDTATKKKMQRKLLRLSALLEEADEGFLSLWEAAREAAVPVTASSSPEPDPDRRKVFDRTMLKQYFEERADVLRRWTDAAVETGFPPFAPSQEYLETSLSYLWDILRAAEIDSLEDLDEFLRSLEEEGRGEEQISTIYKAFEKEASAWKVDGYSALFLLVLNLKWDILQQKDLVELNIKKGSDRIKGVS; this is encoded by the coding sequence ATGAACGGATCGAGAACTGACGAATGGGGAAGGAAGTACATGGAAAAGTACTCTCTCTATGAAGAGTTCGCCGGGAGGATCAGCAACCTTCTTCAGAACCTCGTCGAGGGAGAGAACATCGAAGTGTACGGCGTCTTCGGAAGGGCGAAGACCCCGGAGGAGTTTCTCAGGACCGCCGGGACGCTTCCGACGGCGGAACAGTCGGTTCTTGCCGACATCGCGGACTTATGCACCGTGAAAATTCTCGTCAATTTCCCCGACGATGTGGAAAAAGTGGAGGGCATTGTCCGGAAGGAATTCCTGGCGGACATGTCCCGTTCCGTTCCCCTTGCCGGCCTGGATTCACCCGACCGGTACGGCTACCCCGCGGTATCCTACGTTCTTTCCCTGAGCAGGGAGCGGGGAGCCTTGAGGGAATGGGCGAAGTACAGGGACCTGCCCTTCACCCTCGAGATTCGAACCGTACTCCAGGAAGTCTGGGCCGCGAACGCTCCGAAAGTATCCCTGCCAACCGATACGGCAACGAAGAAAAAGATGCAGAGGAAGCTTCTACGCCTGAGCGCGCTGCTTGAAGAAGCCGACGAAGGATTCCTCTCTCTCTGGGAAGCGGCAAGGGAAGCTGCAGTGCCTGTCACCGCTTCCTCTTCCCCTGAACCGGATCCTGACCGGCGGAAGGTTTTCGATAGGACAATGCTGAAGCAGTACTTCGAGGAACGGGCCGATGTACTGCGAAGATGGACGGATGCAGCGGTGGAAACCGGTTTTCCTCCCTTTGCGCCTTCCCAGGAGTATCTGGAGACAAGCCTTTCCTACCTCTGGGACATTCTGAGAGCCGCCGAAATAGACAGCTTGGAAGATCTGGACGAATTCCTCCGATCCCTAGAGGAGGAAGGCCGGGGAGAAGAGCAGATTTCCACGATCTACAAGGCCTTCGAAAAGGAGGCGTCCGCCTGGAAAGTGGACGGGTATTCCGCCCTTTTCCTTCTCGTTCTGAACCTGAAATGGGATATTCTGCAGCAGAAGGACCTTGTTGAGCTGAACATAAAGAAGGGCTCAGACAGGATCAAGGGAGTATCCTGA
- a CDS encoding acetate--CoA ligase family protein, producing the protein MLKNDRLPGMGKTLLIGDDMEIFSPTLPGVEPVSSILEEDSPQTVLIGEKDRSRGREVLGDCISRKIPFIVLGRGWSRDVPASLRSLAKKTGSKIIGPGSGGLITPFLSGNDRGKTALLAEGKGLFLRTARESEIRSIPLRYGFSFGERSDLSPVEAAWSILELDEKVRFFAFILERLRKGRELLEFAAEAARQGKCVGLLEFDPVPGDDRVKDSALRQFGVVSLQEPSHIVDGAAAFLTADAEGLRGIFIEAGQGEMARLVRNEAVRRGIPLLDADDGTSIVLKVVRNDEHSSAGRTSANSVQDGERPCLLASSLSFPSAEFLAGAAKAGNPFIPGIGRCLDAVAFTISAGGTRPPAHAEKAAPSGCPIHPWPTEYDAKVLLGAFGIPVARERLCRSFREAAEAAEAIGYPVALKVMSPNILHKTEARVVALNIQDREELRNAYGRTLEKARVADPRARIRGVLVQEMIRGGTEWRLEFRRDPRFGPVVETGISGVYTEILPDGVIRMAPFDEEEALKMIRESKGYPLLLEGWRRERLDIEAFASALSAFSRLAFCEREVARLDVNPLFVNRKGVLVVDAFIEKKGRKR; encoded by the coding sequence ATGCTGAAAAATGACAGGCTGCCCGGAATGGGGAAAACACTCCTGATCGGAGATGACATGGAGATTTTTTCCCCGACTCTGCCCGGTGTCGAACCGGTTTCCTCAATACTGGAAGAAGATTCCCCCCAGACAGTTCTTATCGGGGAAAAAGACCGATCCCGGGGCAGAGAAGTCCTTGGAGACTGCATTTCAAGAAAAATCCCCTTTATCGTGCTTGGAAGAGGGTGGTCCCGGGATGTGCCCGCTTCCCTGCGAAGCCTTGCAAAAAAGACAGGCTCGAAGATCATCGGCCCGGGGAGCGGGGGGCTGATCACTCCGTTCCTTTCAGGAAACGATCGGGGAAAAACTGCCCTTCTCGCCGAGGGAAAGGGGCTTTTCCTGAGGACTGCAAGGGAATCGGAAATCCGGTCCATTCCCCTGCGCTACGGTTTCTCCTTCGGGGAGCGGAGCGATCTTTCTCCCGTGGAGGCCGCATGGAGTATCCTTGAACTCGATGAAAAGGTCCGTTTTTTTGCTTTTATCCTGGAACGGCTCCGTAAAGGGCGGGAACTTCTCGAGTTCGCCGCAGAGGCTGCCAGGCAGGGAAAATGTGTCGGACTGCTCGAATTCGATCCTGTCCCCGGCGACGACAGGGTGAAGGACTCCGCGCTCCGCCAGTTCGGAGTTGTTTCCTTGCAGGAACCCTCCCACATCGTGGATGGCGCGGCCGCCTTTCTGACGGCAGATGCCGAGGGGCTCAGGGGCATATTCATCGAAGCGGGGCAGGGTGAAATGGCACGGCTTGTCCGAAATGAAGCTGTCAGGAGGGGCATACCCCTCCTCGATGCGGACGACGGAACATCTATCGTGCTGAAAGTGGTCAGGAACGACGAGCATTCGTCCGCTGGCCGGACATCGGCGAATAGTGTGCAGGATGGAGAGCGCCCCTGTCTTCTGGCGTCTTCCCTGTCCTTTCCCTCTGCGGAGTTCCTGGCCGGTGCGGCGAAAGCGGGAAATCCCTTTATCCCGGGCATAGGGAGATGTCTGGATGCCGTAGCCTTCACCATCTCCGCTGGAGGGACCCGCCCTCCGGCCCATGCTGAAAAGGCGGCCCCGTCCGGGTGCCCAATCCATCCCTGGCCGACTGAATACGATGCGAAAGTCCTTCTCGGCGCCTTCGGCATCCCCGTGGCGCGGGAACGGCTCTGCCGTTCCTTCAGGGAAGCCGCAGAGGCGGCCGAAGCAATCGGGTACCCCGTGGCCCTCAAGGTCATGTCGCCGAATATCCTTCACAAAACGGAAGCACGGGTCGTCGCCCTCAATATTCAGGACCGGGAAGAGCTGCGGAATGCCTACGGCAGAACCCTGGAAAAGGCAAGGGTGGCCGATCCCCGGGCAAGAATCCGGGGAGTTCTGGTGCAGGAAATGATCAGGGGAGGAACCGAATGGAGGTTGGAATTCCGGAGGGATCCTCGGTTCGGTCCCGTAGTGGAAACGGGAATCAGCGGCGTATATACGGAGATTCTCCCTGACGGAGTAATCCGGATGGCTCCTTTCGACGAGGAGGAGGCCCTGAAAATGATCCGGGAATCAAAGGGGTACCCGCTGCTGCTCGAAGGGTGGCGAAGGGAGCGTCTTGATATCGAGGCCTTTGCCTCCGCTCTCTCGGCCTTTTCGAGACTTGCCTTCTGTGAGAGGGAAGTGGCGCGGCTTGACGTCAACCCTCTGTTTGTAAACAGAAAAGGCGTCCTTGTGGTGGATGCCTTCATAGAAAAGAAAGGAAGGAAAAGATGA
- the plsY gene encoding glycerol-3-phosphate 1-O-acyltransferase PlsY — MNSLLWILFGYLAGSFPTGYLAARAVKGVDIRTFGSGNVGATNVGRLMGKKWAVAVTVVDMIKASVGILCARAAGVADPWTIAFTGFAGVCGHNFPLWLGFRGGKGVASTYGVVFFLHPPLSFFLAPAGGVIWFALLKLKGYVSLASLISLWCLPLIAAVLSFPFPYIFLLTLLAVLSTVRHRENIRRLFEGKENSFKK, encoded by the coding sequence ATGAACTCCCTGCTCTGGATTCTCTTCGGCTATCTCGCAGGCTCCTTTCCCACGGGCTATCTTGCGGCCCGGGCGGTCAAGGGAGTGGACATACGGACCTTCGGTTCGGGAAACGTGGGCGCCACAAACGTGGGGCGGCTCATGGGGAAAAAATGGGCGGTGGCGGTGACTGTTGTCGACATGATCAAGGCCTCCGTAGGCATTCTGTGTGCCCGGGCCGCCGGCGTGGCTGATCCCTGGACCATTGCCTTTACAGGGTTTGCAGGGGTTTGCGGTCACAACTTCCCGCTCTGGCTCGGTTTCCGGGGAGGGAAGGGTGTCGCTTCCACCTACGGCGTTGTTTTTTTTCTCCACCCCCCCCTCTCCTTTTTCCTCGCTCCCGCCGGGGGAGTCATCTGGTTCGCCCTGCTGAAACTGAAAGGATATGTTTCTCTTGCCTCCCTTATCTCTCTCTGGTGCCTTCCCCTCATCGCAGCTGTTCTTTCCTTCCCCTTCCCTTATATCTTCCTGCTCACGCTCCTGGCGGTCCTTTCAACCGTCCGGCACAGGGAGAATATCCGCCGTCTTTTTGAAGGAAAGGAGAACAGCTTCAAAAAATAG